The stretch of DNA CACGACGCTTTGTCCGAGCAGGCGTTGCTGGCGGGTGAAAACAATCCGGGCGTTTTCCCGGGCGGCCTCGGTCGCGGCCAGATTTTTACGGGCGCGGTCGATTTCCTCGGGACGGGTGCCGTTCTTGAGTTCCTCCAGCCGCGCCTCCAGGGCGCCAACCTGGGCCCTGGCCTGATCCACGGCGTTGCGGAAGGGTTCGTCGTCCAGTCGGGCCACGATTTCCCCGGACCGGACCGGGTCGCCTTCTTCCTTGAGCACTTCCCGTACGCGTCCGGAAACCCGAAAGCCGAGCCGGACTTCGCGAATGTCGATATTGCCGTGAAATTCCAGGGGTGCCGAACGGCGTCGGGCTTCCTGGTTTGTCCACCACAGCCAGCCGCCAGCGGCGGCGGCCAGCAGGAGCACGAAGACGAGGATGCGTTTCATGGGCGTATCGTCCGTTGGTGGTTGCAGGCCCAAGGGCCGGATGAAAACTCCATGCTGATTGATAGACCTTGCCGAAGGGATTAGCAATCGGCGGGCGGATTCATTGGCCTCCCGATTGTTTTTTCATGCCGGTGAAAAACCGGGGCGCATGCGGCGCGACCATCCGCGTCGATGCGCGGACGAGGCTACGGCCGCATTCCGCCCTCGGCCAGTTCCCGCAACCGGTCCGGGTCGAGGAGGATGATTTCCTTGCCCTGGACCTCGATCAGTCCTTCCTGGGACAGCCTGCCCAGGACGCGGGACAGGGTTTCCTGGGATGTGCCCAGGATGTTGGAGAGCACGCCCTTGGTCACGCTGAGCTTGACCCTGGCCGAAACGGGTTTTTGGGCCTGTTGGTGCAGGAGATAGACGGCCAGGCGCTGGGGAATTTCCTTCAGGGACAGATTTTCGATGAGCACCGTGAATTCCCGCAGCCGCCGCGAGAGCACGGCCAGCATGTTCATGGCCAGGGACGGGCTCTCGCGGTAGAGGTCGATCAGTTTTTGGCGCGGAAGGAAATAGAGGCTGGACGCGGTCAGGGCTTGGGCGTTGGCCGGAAAGGTCTGGCCGGCGAAGACCGGGACCTCGCCCAGGGGGTCGCCGGGGCCGAGGATGTGCAGGATCTGCTCCCGGCCATCGAAGGACATCTTGAACACCTTGACCTGGCCTTCCACGACCACGAAAAAGCCGACGCCCTCGGCGCCTTCCTGAAAAATGGCCTGGCCCTTGTCGTAGCGGCGGGCTTCGCTGATGCGTTCCAGCTGGCGCAGCTCGTGCTCGGGCAGCCCCTTGAACAGTTTGCTCTGGCCCATGGCCACGGCGAAATCCATGAGTGATCCTTATTTGCGGAAAACGAAGATGTTGGCGGAGAAAATTTCGGGATCAAAGGCGCTGCCGGCGTAGTCGGCCACGTGTTCGACCAGCTTGAAGCCGCGCTTTTCGTGTCCGGCGACGATGACCGCCGAAGGCAGGGGATGCAGGCGGACCTGATCCGCGAAGGCATGGCGGCCGTCGATGTCCAGGCTGGTTTTGAAGATCAGGCTTTCGGAAGAAACGTCCTCGTAGGTCCGGTGAAACACGGCCTGATCCATGACCTTGGGCGGAAAGACGAACGAGGGCAGGCTCAGCACGAAATCCCAGTTCATGACTTGCACGATCCACGTTCCGCCGGGGACAAGACGGTCGGCGACGTGCTCGACGCAGGTCCAGAAACGTTCGGCGGGCAAATGGGCGGCCGTGTTGCCGATGGAGTAGATCATGGTCCAAGGCCCGCCCAGGCTTGGGAATTTGGTCATGTCCAGGACGTGGAACTCGGTTTCCGGGCCACGGGTCCGGGCCTGGGAGATCATGGCCGGATCCAGGTCCAGGCCCACGGCCTGGACGCCGTCGCGGGAGAAGGCGGCGCAGTAGTCGCCCGTGCCACAGCCCAGGTCCAGGACCGGTCCGCCCATGTCACCCAGATGGTGGGTCAGAAAGGCGTACACGCCGGGGCTGAATGGAAAAATACGGTCGTACCAGACGGCGAACTGGGAATACATGGACATGGATTGCTCCCGTGGTTTGAGTGGTTGGGACGGCTTTCTGGATGGCGTGAACCGGGATCTTACTTTTGGACCGAACATGGGTCCAGCCCGAAAAAGCCCATCACCCACGGATGGCGCGCGCACCGCCTTTGTCCGGTTCGGACATTGGGGGCGGAAAAGATCTGGCTCGGCTTTTGGCGGTTCGACAAGTCCCGGTTCCTGTCGTACATGATCAGCCTGAAATCGCGCCACGCGCGCGCCTGGCCCACCCAATCCGGACGGAGGCATCCATGTCCTTGGAATTCGAGCGTCAACCTTCGGGTTATTTGGTTCTTCGGACCCTGGCCATGCCCAGGGACACCAACCCCAGCGGCGATATTTTCGGCGGCTGGATCCTGGCACAAATGGACGTGGCCGGCGGACTCATGGCCGCGGAAATCGCCCAGGGCCGCGTCGTGACCGTCAGCGTCGAGAAGATGGTCTTTCAAAAGCCCGTGCGCGTGGGCGACACCATCTGCGTGCATGCCGAACTGCTCCGGGTCGGCAACTCCTCCATGGATATCAGGCTCGAGGTCTGGGCGCGGCAGATAGTCGGTGCCTTTGAAGCCAACCGCCAACTGGTGACCGAGGGCGTGTTCCGCTACGTGGCCGTGGACGCCCAGGGTCGGCCCCGGCGGATCGCCGACAATCCCGGTTTTTTTACCAAGCGTGGCGACTAGGCCGCCCCGTCCCAGGACGCATCGGAGAACGTCATGCCC from Deltaproteobacteria bacterium encodes:
- a CDS encoding Crp/Fnr family transcriptional regulator, yielding MDFAVAMGQSKLFKGLPEHELRQLERISEARRYDKGQAIFQEGAEGVGFFVVVEGQVKVFKMSFDGREQILHILGPGDPLGEVPVFAGQTFPANAQALTASSLYFLPRQKLIDLYRESPSLAMNMLAVLSRRLREFTVLIENLSLKEIPQRLAVYLLHQQAQKPVSARVKLSVTKGVLSNILGTSQETLSRVLGRLSQEGLIEVQGKEIILLDPDRLRELAEGGMRP
- a CDS encoding class I SAM-dependent methyltransferase, with the protein product MPPSGLGGPGARVARFQADHVRQEPGLVEPPKAEPDLFRPQCPNRTKAVRAPSVGDGLFRAGPMFGPKVRSRFTPSRKPSQPLKPREQSMSMYSQFAVWYDRIFPFSPGVYAFLTHHLGDMGGPVLDLGCGTGDYCAAFSRDGVQAVGLDLDPAMISQARTRGPETEFHVLDMTKFPSLGGPWTMIYSIGNTAAHLPAERFWTCVEHVADRLVPGGTWIVQVMNWDFVLSLPSFVFPPKVMDQAVFHRTYEDVSSESLIFKTSLDIDGRHAFADQVRLHPLPSAVIVAGHEKRGFKLVEHVADYAGSAFDPEIFSANIFVFRK
- a CDS encoding acyl-CoA thioesterase → MSLEFERQPSGYLVLRTLAMPRDTNPSGDIFGGWILAQMDVAGGLMAAEIAQGRVVTVSVEKMVFQKPVRVGDTICVHAELLRVGNSSMDIRLEVWARQIVGAFEANRQLVTEGVFRYVAVDAQGRPRRIADNPGFFTKRGD